Proteins from one Salaquimonas pukyongi genomic window:
- the clpS gene encoding ATP-dependent Clp protease adapter ClpS, translating to MQAGKKGTDEGAGTGLATKTAPKVKKPDLYRVLLLNDDFTPMEFVVHVLERFFRKSPEQATQIMLHVHNNGVGECGVYTYEVAETKVTQVMDFARQNQHPLQCVMEKK from the coding sequence ATGCAGGCGGGAAAAAAGGGCACGGATGAGGGCGCGGGAACCGGGCTTGCAACCAAGACGGCGCCCAAGGTCAAAAAGCCCGATCTTTATCGCGTCCTGTTGCTCAACGACGATTTCACCCCGATGGAATTCGTCGTGCATGTGCTGGAGCGCTTTTTTCGCAAAAGCCCCGAGCAAGCTACGCAGATCATGCTGCATGTACACAATAACGGTGTCGGCGAATGCGGTGTCTATACCTATGAGGTGGCCGAAACCAAGGTAACCCAGGTCATGGACTTTGCGCGGCAGAACCAGCACCCGCTGCAATGCGTGATGGAGAAGAAATAG